The nucleotide sequence CGCCGCCGCAATCGAAATCAAAAAACCGAAATTCGAACGAGGCAAAAAATATATCGGCAAAATTTCCACTCACAGCAATGGCTACGGCTTGGTGACCATACCTGAATACGACGAAGAAATTTATGTACCCGCACACGAAGTGAAGAAAATTCTTCACGGCGATACCGTAGAAGTGGAAGTCACGCTCGTTCCTTTCACCTCGCCGTATCAGCGCGAAGCGTGGTCGAAACGCAGCGAAGGGAAAATTGTGCGTTTGGTTGAGCGAGGACTTAAGGAAGTTGTCGGAAAAGTCGAGCGTCATAATAAATTTTTCCGCTTGGTTCCCGATAACTCGAAGCTCTTTGTCAGCATTATCATTCCGCTGAAAGATGCCAAAGAGGCTACGGATGGCGATAAGGTTGTTGTCGATAAACTCGATTTCAAAGACAATGAAACGCTGACGGGAAAAGTAAAAGAAGTGCTCGGCCGCGCGGGAGATTCAAAAGTCGAAGTGCTTGCGATTGCACGCTCCAAAGGCATCGACGAAACTTTCCCGAAGGCTGTTGTCAAAGAAGCCGATGCGATTTCAGAGACGATTGACGAGGATGAAATTGCTACCCGCGTTGATATGCGCCAGAAGCTCGTCTTCACCATCGACCCTTACGACGCGAAAGACTTCGACGATGCGCTCTCCATCGAATACGGTAAAGATGGCAACTACATCATTGGCATTCACATTGCCGATGTCTCGCACTATGTCACCGAAGGCTCAAAGCTCGATAAAGAAGCGCAAGAACGCTCAACTTCCGTCTATTTGGTTGATCGTGTGATTCCAATGCTCCCTTCCAACCTATCTGAAAATATTTGCAGTCTTGTTCCAAACGAAGATCGGCTCACTTACTCCACCTTCGTGACGATGAATAAAAATGCCGAGGTGTTGGATTATTGGATTGAGAAAACCGTCATTCACTCCAAGCGGCGCTTCACTTACGAAGAGGTTCAAGATATTCTTAATGCCGGCAAAGGCGATCATTACAAAGAGCTCTCGGATATGCACAAGCTCTCAAAGATTATGACCAAGCGGCGAATGGATGAAGGCGCGATTGATTTCGATACCGAAGAAATCAAGTTCAAACTCGATGACACCGGAAAACCCATCTCCGTTTTTCGCAAACAGCGGCTCGATAGCCACCGGCTGATTGAAGAATTTATGCTGCTCGCTAACCGCACGGTGGCAGCGCATGTGGCCAAGCATTTTCAGCCGCACGATGAATATGAGAAGAATTATCCCTCGGTTTATCGCATCCACGATTCCCCACATCCCGACCGGATTCGCACCCTCGCTGCATTTGTGAAGAAGCTCGGCTACACGCTTGAAATCTCCAAGAGCCGCAACCTTTCAGACACCGCGTCATCAAAGGCGTTGCGAAAATTATTGGAAGAGGTGAAGGGTTCGCCGGTGGAGTTTATGGTTTCGGAAATCACCTTGCGTACAATGGCCAAGGCGATTTACTCCGAAAAGAACATCGGCCATTACGGGCTTGGATTCGAGTATTACTCGCACTTCACTTCGCCGATTCGCCGCTACCCCGATCTTATTTTTCACCGGTTGCTCTTTGAATATGAAACGCTTCGGAAAGCACGCAAAAAGCTTGCGAAGGTGCGGCACGCACGGCTGCTTCGCGAGATTCCCGAAATATGCAAGCACAGCAGCGATCAGGAGCGCAACGCCACCGAAGCCGAACGCGATTCAATTAAGCTCAAGCAAGTGGAGTTTATCTCCGAACACATCGGCAATACATATCCGGGCGTTGTTTCGGGCGTAACCGAATTCGGCATTTATGTGAAGCTCGATGATATGGGTGTTGAAGGGCTGATTCATATCAAAAACTTGCTCGATGATTATTATGAATTTGATGAGCGAACTTATTCGCTTGTCGGGAAGCGGCGACAAAAGCGGCTGCAATTGGGCAAGCGGGTTCAGGTAAAAGTCCACGAAGTTGACCCACGCCGCCGCACGATTGACTTTTTATTGGTGAAATCGGAAGACGAGAAATCTTAGGGCGTTGGTGGTTGAGCTTGTCGAAACCACCGTGTCGAGAAAGGGGGCACTTCGACAGGCTCAGCACAAGCATTTCGACAGGCTCAGCACAAGCATTTCGACAGGCTCAATGACCCCCTTCACTTTGTCATTTCGAGCGCAGCGAGAAATCTCAGACTCTCAGTACGCCACAACACGAGGTGGTTGAGCTTGTCGAAACCACCGCTTCGTTTAGCACAGAACCTAAAGAAGTCATTTCGAGCGCAGCGATAAATCTCGGAACTTCCACACACCAGAGATTTCTCACTCCGCTTCGCTCCGTTCGAAATGACAGAAAATAAGGCAATAAAGAGGGTGGTTGAGCCTTCTAAACCACCGTGTCGTGAAGGGGGGCATTTCGACAGGCTCAATGACCCCCTTCATTTTGTCATTCCGGCGAAGAATGACGCTCGGCAAGCTCGCGATGCAGCGCGTCCGGAATCTGTATGCCCTTCACCTGAAAGAGTCATTTCGAGCGCAGCGAGAAATCTCGGAACTTCCACACACCAGAGATTTCTCACTCCGCTTCGCTCCGTTCGAAATGACAAAAAGTTGATTCAATACAAAAAGTGTCCTTAAATAAAAAGAGCGCAATCCTTTCACTTGCGCCCTTAAAGAATATTCTTTATGGTAAATAATTACTTCACCAAAGTCATCTTCATTGTCTTTACAAAACTGCCCGATTGCAACCGATAAAAATACACCCCGCTTGAAAGGGATGATGCATTAAATGGCACTTCATATCGACCTGCCTCTTGGCGTTGATTAAGGAGAGTAGCGACTTTTCTCCCCAGCATATCAAAAACGTCTAACTGAACCACTCCGCTTTGCAGCAATTGATAGGCAATTTGAGTGGTTGGGTTAAAAGGATTGGGGTAGTTTTGTTCTAACGCATAGGTTGATACTTTTTGCTTTGTTTCGGAGACGGAAAGGGGTGACTGTCTCCACCGCGCAAAGCGCGACGCTGAAACCCCACCAGCGCTCGTGAAACCACCACCCACAAATACATCACTTCCGCTGACCACAATCGCAGAAACATTCGAATTCACCCCTGTACCCAAGGCATCCCAACTTGTCCCGTTCCACAGCGCAAAATAGTCTGCTGCCGCAACCCCCCCGGCGTTCATGAAACCGCCGCCTACATAGATATCGCCGCCGCTGGTTGCAATTTCTTCTACTGTACCATTCAGACCTGTTCCAAGCGCATTCCAACTCGTACCGTCCCACCTTGCAATACAATCAGCACTTGCGTTCCCACCTACATCAGAGAAGCCCCCACCTATATACACATTGCTACCACTAATTACGATGGCTTTAACCGAGCCATTCCCCCCTATCCCTGTTCCGAGGGAATTCCAACTTGCGCCGTCCCATCGTGCGATACGATCTGCATTAGCGTTTCCCCCGGCATTAGTGAACTCTCCTCCTACATACACATTGCTACCACTTGCCGCAATCGCGTAAACCGACCAATTCAAACCTATACCGAGCGCATTCCAATTCGTGCCATCCCATCGTGCGATACGGTCTGCATTAGCGTTCCCACCCGCGTCAGTGAAATTTCCACCCACATAGACATCGTTGCTACTAACCGCGATGGCAAAAACGGTATTATTCAGCCCCGTACCCAAGGCATTCCAACTTGTCCCGTTCCACCTCGCAATATAGTCTGCCGCAACAATCCCCCCCGCGTCTGTAAACCAGCCTCCTACATAGACATCGCTGCCGTTTACCGCAATGGCGTTAACCGAGTTATTCAGCCCCGTGCCAAGTGCATTCCAATTTGTGCCATCCCATCGTGCAATACCTACAGCATTCGGGTTTCCTCCTGCTCTAAAGAAACTGCCGCTTACATAAATATTACTCCCACTAACTGCAATGTCAGAAATACTACCATTCAAGCCTGTACCTGTACCGAGAGCATTCCAATTTTTGCCGTCCCACTTTGCAAAATGACTTTCGCCTATTATCTCGCCTACATCCCCGAAGATACCACCGACATACACATCGCTCCCATTGAATGTAATGGCGCGAACCAATCCAGAGGTCCATCCTATTCCGAACTCTTTCCAACTTGTACCGTCCCACATCGCAATTCCATTCGCATCCAATAACTCCCCGGCGTGCCTAAAATTTCCTCCAACATAGACATTATTTCCGTTGACAGTAATTGTGTAGACCGTACCGCTATTGACCCCCGTACCCAGTGCATTCCAATTATTCCCGTTCCAACGCGCGACACCGTCTGCATTAGGATTCCCGCCTGCATCAGTGAACTCTCCCCCCGCATAGACATCATTCCCGCTAAGTGTAATAGCAAAAACAAAACTATTCAGACCTGTGCCAAGAGAATTCCAACTCGTGCCGTCCCATCTTGCTATATTGTCGGCATTTGGGTTTCCTCCCGCATTCCAAAATGTACCTCCTACATAAACGTTGCTATCACTAATCGCTATGGCCCAAGCCGTGTTATTCAGCCCTGTGCCAAGAGAATTCCAATTAGTACCATCCCACCTTGCTATCCAACATATACTGGAATCCCCACCCGAGTCACTGAACTCACCACCTACATAAACATCACTGCCGCTAACCGCTAAGGCATAAACCTGACCACCATTCAAACCCATACCTAGTGCACTCCAACTTTTCCCGTCCCACCGTGCAACATAATCTGCATTAGGATTCCCTCCCGCGTCAGTGAACCCGCCGCCCACATAGACATCGTTGCTACTAACCGCGATGGCAAAAACGGTATTATTCAGCCCCGTACCCAAGGCATTCCAACTTGTCCCGTTCCACCGTGCAATAAAATCCGCATTTGTTTTCCCTCCTGCAAATCTGAATCCACCGCCCACATAGACATCACTGCCACTAATTGCAATTGCACTCACAATACCGCCAAATTGGGTGGGTTTCCTCCAAGCCCCTCCCAAGTGCCGCCCGTGTTTTGTGTGCTTGGGAGAAAAATCGGTTCTCCATTTTTGCCATATTGCATTTGGAATCCCTCTGCCTTAAAGGAGCCTTGCATTCCTTTTTTTATTCGGCCTTGTTCATCTAAGGCATCTTGTAAGGGCTTTTGCTCAATGCCTTGCGCAGTAAGGTTTTGGGCAAAAAAAGCGATCGAGAAAATTGTATAGAAAAGTGTAGAGTAGTTTTTCATCGGTAGTTTCAAATGTAAGGCGTGTTGTGGAATACGTTGAAACGGGTTGCAGCGCCTTTCTGCAAGGGTGTTTCAAGGTTTAGCCAAGTTACTGAACATTTTTTGTTTTTTGTGTTATTGTGAGAATAATTCCTAATCATTTTTTTAAAAGACGGTAAGGTGAGATGCGGTGGTTTCGACAGGCTCAACCACCTTATTTTGTGGCGTGCGGATTCCGGACGCGCTTCGCTTGCCGGAATGACTTGCTGAGGATGTGTGGTGCACGACACGGTGGTTTCGACACTTCGACAGGCTCAGTGCGGCGCAGGCTCAACCAGCTCACTTTTTAAGTGTTAATCCTTTTCATCCTTCAATCCTTCAATCCTGATTCAGACATGCTTCTTTCATCACGCTATGCCCACTCGGCGAGTTCTGACCACCGTGCCATATCGTTTTCTAGCCGCTTGGTAAGCGTTTCCAATTCATCATAAAGCGGTTTTGCCTTTTCATAATCCGACCCAAGCTTTGAAAGCAAATTCCCAATCTCCTCTTTTCTTGCCTCGGCTTTTGCTATTGCGGCTTCGAGTTTTTCAAGTTCTTTTCGCTCCTTGCTGCTCAGTTTGCGCGAGTCGCTTGTCGCCGCCGCCGGCACCGCTTTGGGCGTGGGCTCCGGTTGGGTTTTCTTCTTACTTTCTGCCGACTTTGCCGCGTCTTCTTCTTCTTTACGCTCTGCCAAAAAGTCGGAGTAGCCGCCGCTGAAATGCCGAAGCGTCGCATCGGGCTCAAAGCGAAAAAGATGCTGCACGGTGCGGTCGAGGAAGTAACGGTCGTGACTAACGACAATGAGGCATCCCGCGAAGGTATCGAGATAATCTTCGAGCACTTCAAGCGTGGGAATATCCAAGTCGTTGGTAGGCTCATCGAGCAAAAGCACATTCGGGGCCGACATCAAGATCTTCAGCAAATACAGCCGCCGTTTTTCACCGCCCGAAAGCTTTGCAATCGGTGAATATTGTGCTTCGGGAGAAAAGAGAAATTTCTCAAGCATTTGCCCGGCAGAGATGGTTCCGCCGTTAGCGGTTTTGATATGCTCGGCGGTTTCTTTGATGTAATCAATCACGCGCTGCGCGGGGTTTAGTTCGCGGCTTTCCTGATCGTAGTAGCCGAGCACCACAGTTTCGCCGCGTTGAATTTCGCCTTTATCGGGCTTCTGCCGCCCTGCAATCATTTCAAGCAGCGTCGATTTCCCGCTGCCATTGGAGCCAATGATGCCGATACGATCGCGCGATTCCATTGGGTAGGTGAAGTCTTTCAGAATTGTTTTATCTCCAAATGATTTTGAAACCCCAATGAATTCAAGGGTTTTCTTCCCCAAGCGATTCATTGTGAGCGCGATTTCCATTTTCTCTTTGGCTTTTTCTTCAGGCGTATTAAGCAAGGCTTCGGCGCGGTCGATTCGCGCTTTCTGCTTGGTGGTGCGGGCTTTTGCGCCCTTTTTCAGCCACGCGAGTTCTTGCTTGCGAAGCTGCCCAAGTTTATGGCCCTCAATCGCCCGCCGCTCTTCTTCCTCGGCCTTCTTTTCGAGGTAGTAAGCATAGCCGCCGTAAAAGGTTTGCAAGTTGCCGCGGTCGAGTTCGATGATTTTATTGGCAACGCGGTCGAGAAAATAACGGTCGTGCGTGACAAGCAAGATGGCGCCGCTGAGGCTTCGGAGATACTCTTCGAGCCAATCGGTGCTTTCGGCATCGAGATGGTTGGTGGGTTCATCCAAGATGAGCAAATCGGCCGGGGCGACGAGGGCATGCGCCAAAGCCACGCGTTTGCGCTGACCGCCGGAGAGCGTTTTCATTTTTGCCTCAAGCGCAGTGATGCCAAGCTTGGCAAGCGAGGATTTCGCAAGGGCTTCGATGCCCCACGCATTTTTTTCATCGATTTTGTGCGAGAGCGTGGTGAGCCGTTCGATGACTTCATCGGTCGGGTTTCGGTCCAGCTCGATGCAGGTTTTTTCGTAATCAAGAATAAGTTTCAGCGTTTCGTTTTTCGCTTCAAGCACGGCTTCAAGCACTGTGGATTCGGGGTTGAAGGGCGGGTCTTGCGGCAAATAGATCACGGTTTTGCCGTTTGGTGTGGTCACTCGGCCGGCGTCGGCTTGTTCTTCACCGGCAATGATTTTAAGCAGGGTTGATTTGCCGCAACCATTGGCGCCGATGACACCCACTTTATCGCGCTCGTCCATCCCGAACGAAACGCTTTTGAAGAGTTCACGAAGCCCGAAGGTTTTTTTGAGGTTTTCGACGGTTAAGACATTCATACTTTTGGTTCATGCGTTTAATTGACCCCAAAATACGCCATTCTTGGGCAATGCAACGGGAAGTTTCTTCGCGAGGCATTGCAGAAATTCAATTTTTGAGCGATTTTAATATAAAAACGCTTTTTGAGTGCGCCGAAATTACAATAGGGTATTTTATCGGAAAGAAAGCCTTATTTCAACCGTGAGAAAGCCTTATTGTTACGGAAAGAATAGGTTATTCTTTCCGTGAGAATAGGTTAATGTTGGCGTTGAAATCAAGCTTTGTTTCAGACTTGAAATCAAGCTTTGTTTCAGCCGTCAAAACAAGCTTTGATTTAACCTTGAAATCAAGCTTTGATTTGAGCGTTAAACCTAAGCTTGATTTTAACTTCAAAAATGACTTTTGAGGTCGGATTTCATTCAAAAAGATACAAAAATGTAAGCGGCGATAGATTTCACCTTTAAACCGGCTTCTATTTTTAAGTTGAAATGGTTTTTACCAAACCGCCCTTAATTTTTCGAGGAAGTATTAAGGAAGAAAGGACACGCGAGATTCTCGATGTGGCGAATCATCCCATTGAAAAAATATTTAAGGATGGTATTTGTTTTTAGGAGGGTTTTCACGCCAATTTACGAAATCGATCGCTAAGTAAAATGGTAATAAAACTCTAAGGATAAACAATCAGAAAAATAAAAGCCAATAAATTTACAAGTAACACGGTTCCATACACGACGTTGCTTTTTCCACTGTTCAAAGAAAGAATAACTGTGAAAGTAGAGAGCATTAATAATATGATTGAAAGGGAATCCAACCCCAAAATAATTTCCATATTGTAGGCATAACAAACCAATGAAACAGCAGGGATGGTTAAGCCAATACTGGCGAGTGCAGACCCTAAAGCTAAATTCAAACTTGACTGAAGTTTATTGTTTTTGGCGGCGGCAATGGCAGCGATGCCTTCCGGAAGAAGAATAATTGCCGCAATGATGATTCCAACGAGCGTTTTTGGCAAGTGATAACCCAAGACAATTTTCTCAATTGTTGGAGAAAGAGTTTTAGCCAATAAAACAACAATCAATAAGCTAATAAGCAAAAATACGGTGCTGATGAGGAAGTCACGTGTCGATACCTTATGCGGCGTTTCGCTTTCTTGTGAATCGTTGCTCGTTAAAAAATACTCTCTATGCCGAACTGTTTGCGCAAATAAAAATGATGCATAAATGATAACGCACACAGCCGAAGCAAAAAGAAGTTGGGTGGTTGAATAGTAGGGACCTGAAATCGTGGTGGTAAATGAAGGAAGGATTAATGTAAACACCACGATTGAAACCAAAGAGACCAACGCAATTCGAACCGAGTGTGCTGAAAACGTTTGTTCGTGATGCTTTAATCCTCCCAAAAAAAGACACATCCCCACAATTCCGTTTAATATCAGCATTACGGCAGCAAAAACAGTATCTCGTGCTAAAGTTACCCCTTCGCTACCACTTGAAATCATTAATGAAATAATCACAGAAACTTCGATAATCGTAACGGCAACAGCCAATATGATTGTTCCAAAAGGTTCACCAACCCGATGGGCAATAATTTCTGAATGATGCACCGCAGACATCACCGAGCCAATTAATAACGCACCTGCCAATAATTGAAGTATTGCATAATCATGAATTAGATTTGTCATGTAAAGCAGGGAAGCTAAAATGGGCAGCGTAATTGTCCATTGATAAAACTGTTTCATAGTTTAGGATTTTAGGAGATACTAATTCTTGTTTAAGCAGAATAATTTGATGGAAATAAATTTTTTTTCTCAACCTTAATAGACATAATCTTTTAGGTTCTTTGCAATTGGATAAAATCAAAAAAGGTAATATCCGACTTTACTTGACTGAGAAACCGCATTGAACTTCGAACAGATCGGTTCAATTCGTCGCCTTATCCGGCAATGGCGCTGTCGTGAAAAAGTCATTGTAAAACCGCTGCAAGTAGCTCTCTAATAGTTCATCTACCCGCGAGGCTTTTGGGGATGTCACAATAAGCCCGGCATGATGCTTCCGATTCATTTTCCACCAAACTTCGGGATCATTGTAGGCACTCATATCCGGATGCTCTTGCTTTGCGAGCGAAATTAATAGTGCGGCAGTATTTTTTTCTGCTATTGGTGGCATATAGCTTTTTTCTCCTTGTTCGCATTCTATCTTTGCCCATTCACGCCAAAGGTTCACGCCCGTAGCGGCTTCAACAAGTTCGGCAATATTCGCCCCGCCAACCCGCGCTGAGGTTTCAAGAAAATAAACCGTGCCGTCCTTCCCCATAATAAACTCAGTATGAGAAACCCCTCGCACCAGCCCAAGCGTTTGCAAGACAGTCTTATTGGCTTTCAATACAGCTTTTGCCTCCGCCGAAGTTGGAGAAAGCGTTTTGGTGGTAAATACATCGCCTTGATGCGCCACATGCATTGGCGGTTTGCCATATTTGCTAGCACACGCAAAAACCACGGCCCGCTCCGATATGACTGAATCGACATGATAAACATCCCCTTCCACAAATCGCTCCATCAAATAAAATGATTGTTTATCACCCAAGTGGTCTAAGTGACGCCAAAGCTCTTCCTCATGATGAATTTTTTTTATTCCAAGCGCTGAAGCTTGCATTCTTGGTTTTACTAACCAAGGACCCGGAACGCGCTTCATAAATTCGCGAAGGGCATCGTAATGAAGCACATGAACAAAATCGGGCACCGCTATCGCAGCTTCTTTTGCGCGAACACGCATTGCAAGTTTATCGCGGAAATATCGCGCGGTAGTATCGCCCATTCCTCCAATTCGCAAATGCTCCCTTAGCGCAGCGCCAGTTTCTACATCAAAATCATCAAGCGGGACAATGCGATCAATGCGGTGATTGCGTGCCATATAACTGACCCCGTAAATTACATCTTGCCTGTTCCACTCTTTATCTTTATCGGGAATCAAAAAAATATCATCCAAACTTTCACGTGGCCAATCAGCGCCGGCAATGCTTTGGGAAGTTAATAGAAAAACGCGCGCGCCTTGCCGCTTGCATTCGCGCATGAATTCTTGACCCTTTTCATAACTAGCAAGGCAAAGAACGGTGAATGGCTGTGTGCTCATAGATTTTTAGAATTTATTTTGAAAACCAATGGCCTCCCGTAAGGGTCTCAGGAAGTGATGATGGTGATGTGCTTAATGCTTATTGTTTTGGGAAAAAGAAAATACAACGTGAATGCAATTTATCCATTCAAAAAAAATCGGTTGTGGGTTTCAACCCCTTTTTCTTTCAAGTTCAATACGATTTCAATTCGGGCGCTTGAATATAAACAGCAATGGACGACGGTCTTGAGGGGCATTTCTTCGAGCGTCCTGATTATTATCCAAAATGACATAGATATGTGATTCATCCATCCATAATCCTTCGGCTAAGCCGTAAGTGGTATCTTGATAACTAAAATCGGGATGGGTGACCCAATTCGAAAAACGCCACAATCCTTTTTCATGAAATTTTCCATCCTTGAAGTCCATTTCAAGTATGCCTTCTGCGCCGCGATACAAAAGAAAAATTCGATTTTCTTGTGATATCCTCTCGACATCTTCACGAGCCGGGGAATCGTTACTTTTTTCTTGAACAGGTTCAATAAAAATGTCTGAGAAGTCGGGCGTTCTGGGCATCTTCAGTTCCGCTTTTGTTTCAGGAATTAAATACCCCACCACTTTTTGAATTGAATCTCTCGCATCGAGTTTGACATAAATTATCCCATTCACTTCCCGTTCAGCTGAGAGTAAAAATTCTTTTGCACTTACAACCGCAATCCCTTCAAGACCCGCATTGCGATTGACAAGCATGCCGCAGTCTTTGACAAAAGGCTTTAAATCGGGCGTCAATACGAATGTTTCTCCTGTTTTGGGATTCACTTTGATAATTTTGGACTGTGCTTCGCTAACGAGATAAAAATTCCCATCCGTAGATTTTGAGATTCCCTCAAAGTCACATTTCTCAGGCAATGCCCCATTGGAATAAATATGGAATTTTCTTTCTTCCTTTGGGTACAGTGGTTCAATTAGAATGCGAGCGGTTCCCTCTGAGCCGTAGGTTCGATCAGTCAGTTTAGGAAGCGTTACGGAATAAAGTGTTGAGTCATCTTTATCGCATACAAACCAAAGTTTCCCGTCTTGCATCTCAAGTCCCGAAGGTTCTACCGGGTGTGTGGATTCAATGAGAAATACCTGCTTAAGTTCCAAATCCACTGTTTTCATCGTTCCACAACCGCTTAGGAACACCATAACCAAGACATGCAAAAGCATCTTCCTCATAGATAACCCGATATTCTTGCTTTGGCGAATCTTTTGAGAGAAGAAAAGGGGCGAGTGCGGTACAAAGTTCAACTTAATAATATTATTTGGTGTATAACACTGGTTCGATATTTTGACCTATTTTCGCTCAATGTTAAAAGTCGAAAATCGGTTCAATCCAACAAAAGTGCTTTAATCTGTTTTGAAAACAAAAAGTAACAAAGTTACAAATCGTATTTCCGTTAACAAAATTTAACTATAATTTTATCTATGAACCGCTATTCTTCCCAAGCCATTGAAAATCTCATCGAAGAATTATCGCAATTACCCGGAATTGGGAAAAAAACCGCTCAAAGGCTTGCGCTTCATCTTCTGCGCGATTCCCCTGAAAATGTTAAGCGTTTAGCAACTGCCATTACCGAAGCCAAAGAAAAAGTGATTTACTGCAGCGTTTGCTGTAACATGACCGATCGGCATCAAGACCCTTGTCCGGTTTGCATGAGCCCCAAACGAAATCGCACCGTCATCTGCGTGGTTGAGTCTCCTGCCGATGTCATCGCATTTGAAAAAACCAATCAATACACCGGGCTTTATCATGTTTTACACGGCGTGATTTCCCCTCTTGACGGCATCGGGCCTAACGAATTGAAGGTCAAGGAATTGCTAGCACGATTTTCGAATCCTGAGTCCCCCATTATTTCTGAAATCGTCTTGGCATTAAGCCCCACGGTTGAAGGAGAAACAACGGTTTTATATCTCTCGAAGCTGCTCAAGCCCTTAGGCGTTAGAGTCTCGCGTATCGCCCGTGGGATTCCGATTGGAAGTGAATTAGAGTTTATCGATGAAGCCACGCTCACCCGAGCTCTTGAAGGGAGAGCGGAAGTTTAATCAGTTAACATTCCTTCGGGTTATGATTTTTTGAATGACTTAATTCATTTTTTGAAAAACGGTCACTCCCTTTATGAGTGGAATTTCATCGCCCTTAGGCTAGCCCTATTTTAGACGC is from Chloroherpetonaceae bacterium and encodes:
- the recR gene encoding recombination mediator RecR, encoding MNRYSSQAIENLIEELSQLPGIGKKTAQRLALHLLRDSPENVKRLATAITEAKEKVIYCSVCCNMTDRHQDPCPVCMSPKRNRTVICVVESPADVIAFEKTNQYTGLYHVLHGVISPLDGIGPNELKVKELLARFSNPESPIISEIVLALSPTVEGETTVLYLSKLLKPLGVRVSRIARGIPIGSELEFIDEATLTRALEGRAEV